In Mytilus trossulus isolate FHL-02 chromosome 6, PNRI_Mtr1.1.1.hap1, whole genome shotgun sequence, a single window of DNA contains:
- the LOC134722719 gene encoding tereporin-Ca1-like, with translation MPRAGIITLSVIIVAVIIVAVVAVAVYIIYKYIPVCHKRNKNGYKPPSTNEGTSEETPIDEKIDWTTANNIAALVVKEIVPGVSVTKCNNMATEYSVMCTIVIENWTKYILLDPVSYIKDGHGQISIPPAVVGPGTKEMFITHYKKWTATGTNGTVSWLISSPDQRSTRAVVMWSCPWNFNHYVNHLAVGLTEKGTTKHKENWFDQMYTEESGSNLHFVRGKYYNDTKTISHKNDNFEITGTMGTTHVTEAHIIVRPLSKNGLAENLKKCVGKKSQDVAD, from the exons atgcCTAG agctGGAATCATTACTCTATCAGTAATTATTGTAGCAGTAATTATTGTAGCAGTAGTAGCAGTAgcagtatatattatatataaatatataccagTTTGCCATAAAAGAAACAAGAATGGATATAAGCCACCTT CCACAAATGAAGGGACATCAGAAG AAACTCCAATAGATGAAAAAATAGACTGGACAACAGCTAACAATATAGCAGCATTGGTTGTCAAGGAAATAGTTCCTGGTGTGAGCGTTACTAAGTGTAACAACATGGCTACTGAATATAGTGTAATGTGCACAATTGTAATAGAAAACTGGACAAAATATATACTTCTAGATCCTGTTTCATACATCAAAGACGGCCACGGACAGATATCGATCCCACCAGCAGTGGTTGGGCCTGGAACAAAAGAAATGTTC aTTACACACTACAAGAAATGGACTGCAACGGGAACAAATGGAACTGTTTCATGGCTGATTTCGTCTCCTGACCAAAGATCTACTAGAGCTGTCGTCATGTGGAGTTGCCCTTGGAATTTTAATCATTATGTAAATCATCTGGCTGTTGGCTTGACTGAGAAAGGTACTACAAAACACAAAGAAAATTGGTTCGATCAAATGTACACGGAGGAAAGCGGTTCGAATTTGCATTTTGTTAGGGGAAAATATTACAATGATACAAAAACTATTTCCCACAAAAATGACAACTTCGAAATCACTGGTACCATGGGAACAACTCACGTGACTGAGGCACATATCATAGTACGTCCACTTTCGAAAAATGGACTTGcagaaaatttgaagaaatgtgTAGGAAAAAAAAGCCAAGATGTTGCTGATTGA